A region from the Cannabis sativa cultivar Pink pepper isolate KNU-18-1 chromosome 9, ASM2916894v1, whole genome shotgun sequence genome encodes:
- the LOC115723881 gene encoding uncharacterized protein LOC115723881: MAANFMNKSEKKKKDDDETKYPMMVNLSTAIPTENIGNNSINHDYSEHTMQITQAIPTRTEYAQNMADFVINQVENAIETSQQATSQVISDPHVDNIFVGQVFSNKETLQNAVSLYSIRRNQSFKVKRSSKLDYKLVCIDENCTWSFLASKHGKTNMFKIRKIQHSHTCSIDVTSVDHPNATSNLIGSVIRTKFVKPKRDYTPNEIVDDMADDYCVSISYQKAWRAREKAIVDARCCPHESYSEIPGILYMMEKCNPDLVTDENGHFKYLYFAIGASIKGWQHCNPIIVTDGTFLKNQHGAALLIASAQNANRHIFPLAFAIVDSKNDTSWNWFFSKLKESYSEREGQCIISDRHESIAKAANTNFSNLMHGVCCYHLLKNIKTKFKNGGDELKNAFNGASKAYNAAVYEKKT, from the exons ATGGCTGCAAATTTTATGaacaaatcagaaaaaaaaaaaaaagatgatgatGAGACCAAATACCCTATGATGGTAAACCTTTCGACAGCCATTCCAACAGAAAATATTGGTAACAACTCCATCAATCACGACTACTCTGAACATACAATGCAAATCACCCAAGCTATACCTACAAGGACAGAGTATGCACAAAACATGGCAGACTTCGTAATCAATCAAGTTGAAAATGCAATTGAAACAAGCCAGCAAGCAACAAGTCAGGTGATCTCAGATCCTCATGTTGATAACATATTTGTTGGACAAGTTTTTTCAAACAAAGAAACTCTACAAAATGCTGTCAGCCTATACTCTATAAGAAGAAATCAATCCTTCAAGGTAAAGAGATCCTCCAAACTTGACTATAAGCTAGTTTGCATCGATGAAAATTGTACATGGAGTTTCTTGGCATCAAAACAtggaaaaacaaacatgttcaAAATCAGAAAGATTCAGCATTCTCATACATGCTCAATAGATGTCACATCTGTAGACCATCCTAATGCAACAAGCAACCTGATTGGTAGTGTAATAAGAACCAAATTTGTAAAGCCAAAGAGAGACTACACACCAAATGAAATAGTGGATGACATGGCAGATGACTATTGTGTCTCCATATCTTACCAAAAAGCATGGAGGGCTAGAGAAAAAGCTATTGTAGATGCAAGATGCTGTCCACACGAATCGTACTCTGAAATACCAGGAATCTTATACATGATGGAAAAATGCAACCCAG ACCTTGTCACAGACGAAAATGGCCACTTCAAATACCTATACTTCGCAATAGGTGCTTCCATCAAAGGTTGGCAACACTGCAATCCAATAATAGTCACGGATGGTACTTTCTTAAAAAATCAACATGGTGCAGCATTATTAATAGCTAGTGCACAAAATGCAAATAGACACATATTTCCACTAGCATTTGCAATAGTAGACTCTAAGAATGACACTTCATGGAACTGGTTCTTCAGCAAGCTAAAAGAATCATACAGTGAAAGAGAAGGGCAGTGCATTATTTCAGACAGACATGAAAGTATTGCGAAAGCAGCAAATACAAACTTCTCAAACCTCATGCATGGGGTTTGTTGCTACCACTTGCTAAAAAATATCAAGACCAAGTTCAAAAATGGTGGAGATGAACTCAAGAATGCATTCAATGGAGCTTCCAAAGCTTACAATGCTGCtgtatatgaaaaaaaaacatga